From one Pseudomonas sp. S35 genomic stretch:
- a CDS encoding aminotransferase class V-fold PLP-dependent enzyme: MNKRPLYFDYAATTPVDERVIQVMVECLGFNANFGNPASSSHAFGQAARQTVEQARRQVAELVGAQPEQIVWTSGATESNNLAIKGVAQARGVAGGHIITSQIEHKATLDTARQLQEAGVAVTYLVPDADGLISAEAVSEALREDTFLVSLMLVNNELGTLNDIPAIGARVREHGALLHVDAAQGAGKVAIDLAQWPVDLMSFSAHKLYGPKGIGALYVGPRAQQKVLAQIHGGGHEGGLRSGTLATHQIAGMGTAFALAAQSFAEEKVVIVALRQRLLDQLASVAGVRLNGSATQRIPHTLSLTFGEGEFNTAALSAGMAYSATSACNSASNAPSHVLLALGHDARSAGRTIRLSLGRFTTEQDIDQAVQLIKAALASAPAFWAV; this comes from the coding sequence ATGAATAAACGTCCGTTGTATTTCGACTACGCCGCCACTACACCGGTGGACGAGCGGGTCATCCAGGTAATGGTCGAGTGTCTGGGCTTCAACGCCAATTTCGGTAACCCCGCGTCCAGTTCCCATGCGTTCGGCCAGGCGGCCCGGCAAACGGTTGAACAGGCGCGGCGCCAGGTGGCCGAGTTGGTGGGTGCACAGCCTGAACAGATCGTGTGGACTTCCGGCGCCACAGAATCCAACAACCTCGCCATCAAGGGCGTCGCTCAGGCGCGTGGCGTGGCGGGTGGGCATATCATCACCAGCCAGATCGAGCACAAGGCTACGCTGGACACCGCACGTCAGTTGCAGGAAGCCGGCGTCGCCGTAACCTACCTGGTGCCGGACGCCGATGGTTTGATCAGTGCCGAGGCGGTCAGCGAGGCGTTGCGCGAAGATACCTTCTTGGTCTCGCTGATGCTGGTGAATAACGAACTGGGCACCCTGAACGATATTCCCGCCATCGGCGCACGCGTACGTGAGCATGGTGCGCTGTTGCATGTGGATGCGGCGCAAGGGGCGGGCAAGGTGGCGATCGACTTGGCGCAATGGCCGGTGGACCTGATGTCGTTTTCTGCGCACAAGCTGTACGGCCCCAAGGGCATCGGCGCGTTGTATGTCGGACCTAGAGCGCAGCAGAAGGTATTGGCGCAGATTCACGGCGGCGGTCATGAGGGTGGCTTGCGTTCCGGCACCCTGGCAACCCACCAGATCGCGGGTATGGGCACGGCGTTTGCCCTGGCGGCGCAGTCATTTGCCGAAGAGAAAGTGGTGATTGTTGCGCTACGTCAACGCCTGCTGGATCAGTTGGCGTCGGTTGCCGGTGTACGCCTCAATGGCAGCGCCACGCAGCGTATCCCCCATACCCTGAGCCTTACGTTCGGCGAAGGCGAATTCAATACTGCGGCATTGAGCGCGGGCATGGCGTATTCCGCGACGTCTGCCTGCAACTCTGCGAGCAATGCACCGTCCCACGTGCTGCTTGCCTTGGGCCATGATGCACGCAGCGCCGGGCGTACCATTCGCTTGAGCCTGGGCCGGTTTACCACCGAGCAGGATATTGACCAGGCCGTGCAATTGATCAAGGCCGCACTCGCCAGCGCACCGGCATTCTGGGCCGTCTGA